One Dietzia sp. JS16-p6b genomic window carries:
- a CDS encoding signal peptidase I, with amino-acid sequence MQSATSAPHGSAPVRPVGAHRAPGRSVGSYLAGGLANLLAAGGVVAVGLVLAAVTMNITLIMFKTGSMSPTIPAGSVAVVKQIGADEIRVGDVVTVDRPGRLPVTHRVIEVHPQAPGEALIQMKGDANPNPDPGMYRVESVRKVLWSVPGLANAIVWAGNPLVLGSITLLAAVGVLWTFWPGRDEDDDSDAGADADDDEDAR; translated from the coding sequence ATGCAGAGCGCAACGAGTGCCCCCCACGGCAGCGCCCCGGTCCGTCCCGTGGGAGCGCACCGCGCACCCGGTCGGTCGGTCGGCTCCTACCTCGCCGGCGGGTTGGCCAACCTGCTCGCCGCGGGTGGCGTGGTGGCGGTCGGGCTCGTGCTCGCGGCGGTGACGATGAACATCACCCTCATCATGTTCAAGACCGGGTCCATGTCCCCCACGATCCCCGCGGGCTCGGTCGCAGTGGTCAAGCAGATCGGTGCGGACGAGATCCGGGTGGGGGACGTGGTCACCGTCGACAGGCCCGGCCGGCTGCCCGTCACCCACCGGGTGATCGAGGTCCACCCGCAGGCGCCGGGTGAGGCGCTCATCCAGATGAAGGGGGACGCGAACCCCAACCCCGACCCGGGGATGTACCGGGTGGAGAGCGTGCGCAAGGTGCTGTGGTCGGTGCCCGGCCTCGCGAACGCGATCGTCTGGGCCGGCAACCCGCTGGTCCTGGGCTCGATCACCCTGCTCGCCGCGGTCGGTGTCCTGTGGACCTTCTGGCCCGGGCGCGACGAGGACGACGACTCGGATGCAGGCGCGGACGCGGACGACGACGAGGACGCACGGTGA